Proteins encoded within one genomic window of Sphingomonas cannabina:
- a CDS encoding NupC/NupG family nucleoside CNT transporter, whose protein sequence is MRYLIGLAGILVILGLAVLLSTDRRAIRPRVVGAAFALQAGIAVLVLYVPWGKAVLEFLSGGVANLLSYANAGTSFLFGKLADDPLGKNFAIQALPVIIFFAALVSILYYLGIMQFVVRWIGGAIEKVTGVSKVESLCAAANIFVGQSESPLVIRPYLASLTPAQLFTVMTSGMAGVAGTILAAYASMGIRIEYLLAASFMAAPGGILMAKIIMPDTVPPKIADEAIELADTRVSGQGPAALLPEGVAPEPPPMPEATHDEEKPANIIMAAAQGAQTGVRLAVAVGAMVLAFVALVALANGILGGIGNLLGIPGLSFQGLLGYVFAPVMYLLNVPWNEAGIAGGLFGQKVVLNEFVAYISLGAQQGALSQRTIAVITFALCGFANFSSIAIQMAVTGSLAPNQRPVIARLGIRALLAGSLANLMSAALAGLLI, encoded by the coding sequence ATGCGTTATCTGATCGGGCTGGCCGGCATTCTCGTCATCCTGGGGCTCGCCGTGCTGCTCTCGACCGACCGGCGCGCGATCCGGCCGCGGGTGGTGGGCGCTGCCTTCGCGCTGCAAGCGGGGATCGCGGTGCTGGTGCTGTACGTGCCGTGGGGCAAGGCGGTGCTCGAGTTCCTGTCGGGCGGGGTCGCCAACCTGCTCAGCTACGCCAACGCCGGCACCAGCTTCCTGTTCGGCAAGCTCGCCGACGATCCGCTCGGCAAGAACTTCGCGATCCAGGCGCTGCCCGTCATCATCTTCTTCGCCGCGCTGGTCTCGATCCTCTACTATCTCGGCATCATGCAATTCGTCGTGCGCTGGATCGGCGGCGCGATCGAGAAGGTGACGGGCGTCTCCAAGGTCGAATCGCTGTGCGCGGCCGCCAACATCTTCGTCGGCCAGTCCGAATCGCCGCTGGTGATCCGGCCCTATCTCGCCAGCCTCACCCCGGCGCAGCTGTTCACGGTGATGACCAGCGGCATGGCCGGCGTCGCGGGGACGATCCTCGCCGCCTATGCCTCGATGGGGATCCGTATCGAGTATCTGCTCGCGGCGAGCTTCATGGCCGCGCCGGGCGGTATCCTGATGGCGAAGATCATCATGCCGGACACCGTGCCGCCGAAGATCGCCGACGAGGCGATCGAGCTTGCCGACACCCGCGTCAGCGGCCAGGGCCCGGCGGCGCTGCTGCCCGAAGGGGTCGCGCCCGAGCCGCCGCCGATGCCCGAGGCGACGCATGACGAGGAGAAGCCGGCCAACATCATCATGGCGGCGGCGCAAGGGGCGCAGACCGGCGTCCGGCTCGCGGTGGCGGTCGGCGCGATGGTGCTGGCGTTCGTCGCGCTGGTCGCACTCGCCAACGGTATCCTCGGCGGGATCGGCAACCTGCTCGGTATCCCCGGACTCAGCTTCCAGGGACTGCTCGGCTATGTGTTCGCGCCGGTCATGTACCTGCTCAACGTGCCGTGGAACGAGGCGGGGATCGCCGGCGGGCTGTTCGGGCAGAAGGTCGTGCTCAACGAGTTCGTCGCCTATATCAGCCTCGGCGCGCAGCAGGGCGCGCTATCCCAACGCACCATCGCGGTGATCACCTTCGCACTGTGCGGGTTCGCCAATTTCTCGTCTATCGCGATCCAGATGGCGGTGACCGGAAGCCTCGCGCCCAACCAGCGGCCGGTGATCGCCCGGCTCGGCATCAGGGCGCTGCTCGCGGGCAGCCTCGCCAACCTGATGTCCGCGGCGCTGGCGGGGCTGCTGATCTAG
- a CDS encoding queuosine precursor transporter, which yields MDTPDRGIARSLFAFSILYGGMVCMAGVLGVKQVALGPLAVEAGIFGFLILVVISSAVAELHGQRTATLLVRLGFVPLFVSAGLIQFVLALPHDPGMYPPAVDAFPIVVGQGIRMMLAGFISYGTSQTLNVFIFSRLKGQEGTGRLVWLRGMIASVVSQIVDTVLFITISFLGVRPILDLMLGQMLAKVVLSIVLVPVLITVFVAIGRKLDGAPPPA from the coding sequence ATGGACACCCCCGACCGCGGCATCGCCCGCTCGCTCTTCGCCTTCTCGATCCTCTACGGCGGCATGGTCTGCATGGCGGGCGTGCTCGGGGTGAAGCAGGTCGCGCTCGGGCCGCTGGCGGTCGAGGCGGGGATCTTCGGCTTCCTCATCCTGGTGGTGATCTCGAGCGCGGTCGCCGAACTGCACGGTCAGCGCACCGCGACCTTGCTGGTGCGGCTCGGGTTCGTGCCGCTGTTCGTGTCGGCGGGATTGATCCAGTTCGTGCTGGCGCTGCCGCACGATCCCGGCATGTATCCGCCGGCGGTCGACGCCTTCCCGATCGTCGTCGGCCAGGGCATCCGCATGATGCTGGCAGGGTTCATCTCCTACGGCACGTCGCAGACGCTCAACGTCTTCATCTTCTCCAGGCTCAAGGGGCAGGAAGGCACCGGGCGGCTGGTGTGGCTGCGCGGCATGATCGCGAGCGTGGTCTCGCAGATCGTCGACACCGTGCTGTTCATCACCATCTCGTTCCTGGGCGTGCGGCCGATCCTCGACCTCATGCTGGGGCAGATGCTGGCCAAGGTGGTGCTGTCGATCGTCCTGGTGCCCGTGCTGATCACCGTGTTCGTCGCGATCGGACGGAAGCTGGACGGCGCGCCGCCGCCCGCGTAA
- the argB gene encoding acetylglutamate kinase has translation MTNHAPDPAMLAKAETLTEALPYLQRYAGKTFVVKYGGHAMGDPELARDFAEDVVLLKMVGINVVVVHGGGPQIGAMLKRLGVESRFHDGLRITDKPTAEIAEMVLAGSINKEIVAWIAAAGGKAVGIAGKDANLVRAEKVTRTEPDKLQGIERHVDLGFVGEPVAVDGTILDTLSAQGFIPVVAPIALGHDGETYNVNADTMAGAIASAIGASRFFLLTDVPGVLDKQGGLLTDLTPADIAGLRADGTITGGMIPKLETCVAAVEGGVDAAVIIDGRIPHGMLLEIFTERGVGTLVRR, from the coding sequence ATGACCAACCACGCCCCCGATCCCGCGATGCTCGCCAAGGCGGAGACGCTGACCGAGGCGCTGCCCTATCTCCAGCGCTACGCCGGCAAGACCTTCGTCGTGAAATACGGTGGCCATGCCATGGGCGATCCGGAGCTCGCGCGCGACTTCGCCGAGGACGTGGTGCTGCTGAAGATGGTCGGCATCAACGTCGTCGTCGTCCACGGCGGCGGGCCCCAGATCGGGGCGATGCTGAAACGGCTCGGCGTCGAATCGCGCTTCCACGACGGCCTCCGCATCACCGACAAGCCCACCGCCGAGATCGCCGAGATGGTCCTCGCCGGCTCGATCAACAAGGAGATCGTCGCCTGGATCGCCGCTGCCGGCGGCAAGGCGGTCGGTATCGCCGGCAAGGACGCCAACCTCGTCCGCGCCGAGAAGGTGACGCGCACCGAGCCCGACAAGCTCCAGGGTATCGAGCGCCACGTCGACCTGGGCTTCGTCGGCGAGCCGGTCGCGGTCGACGGCACCATCCTCGACACGCTGTCCGCGCAGGGCTTCATCCCCGTCGTGGCGCCGATCGCGCTCGGCCATGACGGCGAGACCTACAACGTCAACGCCGATACCATGGCCGGCGCGATCGCCTCGGCGATCGGCGCCTCGCGCTTCTTCCTGCTCACCGACGTGCCGGGCGTGCTCGACAAGCAGGGGGGGCTCCTCACCGATCTCACCCCCGCCGACATCGCCGGGCTGCGCGCCGACGGCACGATCACCGGCGGCATGATCCCCAAGCTCGAGACCTGCGTCGCCGCGGTCGAGGGCGGCGTGGACGCCGCGGTGATCATCGACGGACGCATCCCGCACGGCATGCTGCTCGAGATCTTCACCGAACGCGGCGTCGGCACGCTGGTCCGGCGCTAG
- a CDS encoding YggT family protein, which produces MNIVLQIVLYLLTILWWVIIIQAILSWLIAFNVINLHNEFVRSVWHALGVVTEPIYRPIRRILPDFGALDLSPLVVLIVLYILMNIVIPGLYSPVAYGM; this is translated from the coding sequence TTGAACATCGTCCTGCAAATCGTCCTCTACCTGCTGACCATCCTGTGGTGGGTCATCATCATTCAGGCGATCCTGTCGTGGCTGATCGCGTTCAACGTCATCAATCTCCACAACGAGTTCGTGCGCTCGGTCTGGCACGCGCTGGGGGTGGTCACCGAGCCGATCTACCGCCCGATCCGCCGCATCCTGCCCGATTTCGGCGCGCTCGACCTGTCGCCGCTGGTCGTGCTGATCGTCCTCTACATCCTGATGAACATCGTCATCCCGGGGCTCTACTCACCCGTCGCTTACGGCATGTGA
- a CDS encoding DUF167 domain-containing protein has translation MSAWTERSDGLVLSVRVTPRASREAIAAGTEGSFAVRLKAPPVDGAANAALIALLARAFGVAKRDVTILSGETGRTKRIALAGDPAALAQIAARLYGSEP, from the coding sequence GTGAGCGCCTGGACCGAGCGTTCCGACGGCCTGGTCCTCAGCGTCCGCGTGACGCCGCGCGCCTCGCGGGAGGCGATCGCGGCGGGGACGGAGGGCAGCTTCGCGGTCCGGCTGAAGGCGCCGCCGGTGGACGGCGCGGCCAACGCTGCATTGATCGCTTTGCTTGCCAGGGCGTTTGGGGTGGCGAAGCGGGACGTGACGATCCTGAGCGGCGAGACCGGCCGGACCAAGCGCATCGCGCTCGCCGGCGATCCCGCAGCGCTGGCGCAGATCGCCGCCCGCCTCTATGGGAGCGAGCCATGA
- the folD gene encoding bifunctional methylenetetrahydrofolate dehydrogenase/methenyltetrahydrofolate cyclohydrolase FolD, producing MTARIIDGKAAAARLRERVSELAASFWTSAGRQAGLAVVLVGDDPASNVYVRSKGKATIAAGMASFEHRLPESTTEDELIALVDALNESEAVDGILVQLPLPAHIREAAVLTRISPDKDVDGFHPVNAGRLATGLHGFVPCTPLGCLMLLEQELGDLAGLDAVVIGRSNIVGKPMAALLTARSATVTLAHSKTRDLSGHVRRADIVVAAVGRPRFVKGEWLKPGATVIDVGINRTPEGLVGDVDFDGAASIAGAITPVPGGVGPMTIACLLRNTIVAAHRNAGVPLEKGAI from the coding sequence ATGACGGCACGGATCATCGATGGAAAGGCGGCCGCCGCGCGGCTGCGCGAGCGGGTCAGCGAGCTGGCCGCGAGCTTCTGGACCTCTGCGGGGCGGCAGGCCGGTCTTGCGGTGGTGCTGGTCGGCGACGACCCCGCCTCCAACGTCTATGTCCGCTCCAAGGGCAAGGCGACGATCGCCGCCGGCATGGCCAGCTTCGAGCATCGCCTGCCCGAAAGCACGACCGAGGACGAGCTGATCGCGCTGGTCGACGCGCTCAACGAAAGCGAGGCGGTCGATGGCATCCTCGTCCAGCTCCCGCTGCCGGCGCACATCCGCGAAGCCGCGGTGCTGACCCGGATCAGCCCGGACAAGGACGTCGACGGCTTCCACCCGGTCAACGCCGGCCGGCTGGCCACCGGGCTGCACGGCTTCGTCCCCTGCACGCCACTCGGCTGCCTGATGCTGCTCGAGCAGGAGCTGGGTGACCTCGCCGGGCTCGACGCGGTGGTGATCGGCCGCTCCAACATCGTCGGCAAGCCGATGGCGGCGCTGCTCACCGCGCGCAGCGCGACGGTGACGCTGGCGCATTCGAAGACCCGCGACCTCTCCGGCCACGTCAGACGCGCCGATATCGTGGTGGCGGCGGTCGGCCGGCCGCGCTTCGTCAAGGGCGAGTGGCTGAAGCCGGGCGCGACCGTGATCGACGTCGGCATCAACCGCACGCCGGAGGGGCTGGTCGGCGACGTCGACTTCGACGGCGCGGCCTCGATCGCCGGCGCGATCACGCCGGTGCCGGGCGGGGTCGGGCCGATGACGATAGCTTGCCTCCTCCGCAACACCATCGTCGCCGCGCACCGCAATGCTGGCGTGCCGCTCGAAAAGGGCGCGATCTGA
- a CDS encoding Cif family virulence factor has protein sequence MILLALLAAQAGPSAVDAERAFAADAVRLGQWTAFRKWAADDAVMFAPQPVNAQAFLKDRKDPPKSVDWWPTASFVSCDGSLAVNTGGWRQPDGSVGYFTTVWQRQADGGWKWIVDGGDGLSAPRERAGPAVRKASCEPVDLAAADLVDATSKHAEGRSPDRSLAWSWTVDPRGARRFTALIWTGTALEPVVTDEIAAPK, from the coding sequence ATGATCCTGCTGGCGCTGCTCGCGGCGCAGGCCGGCCCGTCCGCGGTCGATGCCGAGCGTGCCTTCGCCGCCGATGCCGTCAGGCTCGGGCAATGGACCGCCTTCCGCAAATGGGCGGCCGACGACGCGGTGATGTTCGCGCCGCAGCCGGTCAACGCGCAGGCGTTCCTCAAGGATCGCAAGGACCCGCCCAAGTCGGTCGACTGGTGGCCGACCGCCAGCTTCGTGTCGTGCGACGGCTCGCTTGCCGTGAACACCGGCGGCTGGCGGCAGCCCGACGGCAGCGTCGGCTATTTCACGACCGTGTGGCAGCGGCAGGCGGACGGCGGCTGGAAGTGGATCGTCGACGGCGGCGACGGCCTCTCGGCGCCGCGTGAGCGCGCCGGGCCCGCGGTCCGGAAGGCATCGTGCGAACCGGTCGACCTCGCCGCCGCGGACCTGGTCGATGCGACCTCGAAACATGCCGAGGGGCGGTCCCCGGACCGGAGCCTGGCCTGGTCCTGGACCGTCGATCCCCGTGGCGCGCGCCGCTTCACCGCGCTGATCTGGACCGGCACCGCGCTGGAGCCCGTCGTCACCGACGAGATCGCGGCGCCGAAATGA
- a CDS encoding MarC family protein produces MIELFISSLITFFVVIDPPGCAPIYAGLTAGATPAHSRAMAIRAVTVATVILLVFALVGEDLLRALGIGLDAFRIAGGIMLFLIAIEMVFERRTQRREERAQKIAETPEIEDVSIFPMAMPMIAGPGSIATVMLLMSQNQGLERSAVVLAAMLTILALTLAALLAAGPIMRFLGAKIEAVITRLLGVLLAALAAQFVIDGVKASLA; encoded by the coding sequence ATGATCGAGCTGTTCATCTCCTCGCTGATCACCTTCTTCGTGGTGATCGATCCGCCCGGCTGCGCGCCGATCTACGCCGGGCTCACCGCGGGTGCGACGCCGGCGCATTCGCGGGCGATGGCGATCCGCGCGGTGACCGTCGCGACCGTTATCCTGCTGGTGTTCGCCCTGGTCGGCGAGGACCTGCTCCGCGCGCTCGGCATCGGGCTCGACGCGTTCCGCATCGCGGGCGGCATCATGCTGTTCCTGATCGCGATCGAGATGGTGTTCGAGCGCCGCACCCAGCGCCGCGAGGAGCGCGCGCAGAAGATCGCCGAGACGCCGGAGATCGAGGACGTCTCGATCTTCCCGATGGCGATGCCGATGATCGCGGGACCGGGCTCGATCGCCACCGTCATGCTGCTGATGTCGCAGAACCAGGGGCTGGAGCGCTCGGCGGTGGTGCTGGCGGCGATGCTGACGATCCTGGCGCTGACGCTGGCCGCGCTGCTTGCGGCGGGACCGATCATGCGCTTCCTCGGCGCCAAGATCGAGGCGGTGATCACCCGCCTCCTCGGCGTCCTCCTCGCCGCGCTCGCCGCCCAGTTCGTGATCGACGGGGTGAAGGCGAGCCTGGCTTAG
- a CDS encoding AcrB/AcrD/AcrF family protein, translated as MNDSPFPSRFEIEIDRRWLTITLAAWAIVVAWYLWQRWNNIYWLSLGDTDDNMRLMQVRALLGGQGWYDLRQYRLNPPSGFDIHWSRLVDLPIAGLILILKPFLGTAWAERWACGIAPLLPLGVTMVGVALTVRRLVAPAAYLLAGIILFGTGASMTIGMYVPMRIDHHGWQLAMLSLTAAGLADPRRARGGATVGLATAVSLTIGLEMLPYGAMAGAMVTLRWVWDRTEARRLLAYALTLSGGSALGFVGFTSYANMAMRCDALTPVWLSVMVGGGALLFVLAWASPENRIVRLALAAAAGAVVAGAFAYAFPQCLGRPEGVSEELARTWLNNVREAKPIYQHPLRVAFPMAVLPVSGLIGAIIATWRARGTERFAGWVSVTLFVAFAAAMLLWQIRAGPAAALIGVIGATALAWIVLPWLLTRSSVVVRVVGSVAAFLLISGLFAGMTLRFLPTEASNARTKIVNRANARCSTIPAMRPLDRLPATVIFTHVDLGPRLITLTHHDAIAGPYHRNGDAILDVHHAFTGTADGFRAIAKRHGARLLLVCPNMAETTIYRSRAKDGFYGQLTQGKVPTWLVPVPLPKNSPFRLWRIDYD; from the coding sequence TTGAACGATAGCCCATTCCCGTCCCGGTTCGAGATCGAGATCGACCGGCGCTGGCTCACCATCACCCTCGCCGCCTGGGCGATCGTCGTCGCCTGGTATCTGTGGCAGCGCTGGAACAACATCTATTGGCTATCGCTCGGCGATACCGACGATAACATGCGGCTGATGCAGGTGCGCGCGCTGCTTGGCGGTCAGGGCTGGTACGACCTGCGGCAGTACCGGCTCAATCCGCCCTCCGGCTTCGACATTCACTGGTCGCGGCTGGTCGACCTGCCGATCGCGGGGTTGATCCTGATCCTCAAGCCCTTCCTCGGCACCGCCTGGGCCGAGCGCTGGGCATGCGGCATCGCGCCGCTGCTGCCGCTCGGCGTGACGATGGTGGGCGTGGCGCTCACCGTGCGGCGGCTGGTGGCGCCGGCCGCCTATCTCCTCGCCGGGATCATCCTGTTCGGCACTGGCGCGTCGATGACGATCGGCATGTACGTGCCGATGCGCATCGACCATCACGGCTGGCAGCTGGCGATGCTGAGCCTCACCGCCGCCGGCCTCGCCGACCCACGGCGCGCGCGCGGCGGGGCGACGGTGGGGCTCGCCACGGCGGTGTCGCTCACCATCGGGCTCGAGATGCTGCCTTACGGGGCGATGGCGGGGGCGATGGTGACGCTGCGTTGGGTGTGGGACCGCACCGAGGCGCGGCGGCTGCTCGCCTATGCGCTGACCCTGAGCGGCGGGAGCGCGCTCGGCTTTGTCGGCTTCACGTCCTACGCCAACATGGCGATGCGCTGCGACGCGCTGACGCCGGTATGGCTCTCGGTGATGGTTGGCGGCGGCGCGCTGCTGTTCGTGCTGGCCTGGGCCAGTCCCGAGAACCGCATCGTTCGGCTGGCGCTGGCGGCGGCTGCCGGCGCGGTCGTCGCGGGCGCCTTCGCCTATGCCTTCCCGCAATGCCTTGGCCGGCCGGAGGGCGTATCGGAGGAGCTCGCGCGGACGTGGCTCAACAACGTGCGCGAGGCCAAGCCGATCTACCAGCATCCGCTCCGCGTCGCCTTCCCGATGGCGGTGCTGCCGGTCTCGGGCCTGATCGGTGCGATCATCGCCACCTGGCGCGCCCGCGGTACCGAGCGCTTCGCCGGCTGGGTCTCGGTCACGCTGTTCGTCGCCTTCGCCGCGGCGATGCTGCTGTGGCAGATCCGTGCCGGTCCGGCGGCGGCGCTGATCGGCGTGATCGGCGCGACCGCGCTCGCCTGGATCGTGCTGCCGTGGCTGCTGACCCGATCCTCGGTGGTGGTACGGGTGGTGGGATCGGTCGCGGCCTTCCTGCTGATTTCCGGCCTCTTCGCCGGCATGACGCTCCGCTTCCTGCCGACCGAGGCGTCGAACGCGCGGACCAAGATCGTCAACCGCGCCAACGCCCGCTGCTCGACCATCCCGGCGATGCGCCCGCTCGACCGGTTGCCGGCGACGGTGATCTTCACCCATGTCGACCTGGGGCCGCGACTGATCACCCTCACCCATCACGACGCGATCGCCGGCCCCTATCACCGCAACGGCGACGCGATCCTCGACGTCCATCACGCCTTCACAGGCACGGCGGACGGCTTCCGGGCAATCGCGAAGCGGCACGGCGCTCGGCTGCTGCTGGTGTGCCCGAACATGGCCGAGACGACGATCTACCGCAGCCGGGCGAAGGACGGCTTCTACGGCCAACTCACGCAGGGCAAGGTGCCGACATGGCTGGTGCCGGTGCCGCTGCCGAAGAATTCGCCGTTCCGGCTGTGGCGGATCGACTATGACTAA
- a CDS encoding GtrA family protein: MVSKALDHLNANTVLGQLVRYAITGGGITLLGAALYTGLVLASAIHPQLAMFAAYVVCVVVGYVLHSRWSFRGHGNRDNVARTTLRFFLVSLVSYGLNAFWTWFCINALHLPEWTPVVPLLFVTPLATFALNRNWVFG; encoded by the coding sequence GTGGTTTCCAAAGCTCTCGATCATCTCAACGCCAACACCGTCCTCGGCCAGCTCGTGCGCTATGCGATCACGGGGGGCGGGATCACGCTGCTGGGCGCAGCGCTCTACACCGGGCTGGTGCTCGCTAGCGCAATCCATCCGCAGCTTGCGATGTTCGCCGCCTATGTGGTTTGCGTGGTGGTCGGTTATGTGCTCCACAGCCGGTGGAGTTTCCGCGGGCACGGCAATCGTGACAATGTGGCCCGCACGACCTTACGCTTCTTCCTCGTCAGCCTGGTGAGCTATGGCCTCAATGCCTTCTGGACCTGGTTCTGCATCAACGCCCTGCATCTGCCGGAATGGACGCCGGTGGTGCCGCTGCTGTTCGTGACGCCGCTCGCCACCTTCGCGCTCAACCGCAACTGGGTGTTCGGCTGA
- a CDS encoding class I SAM-dependent methyltransferase: protein MERVVYDRMAAHDSTHWWYRARRDILADYLTRYGGLSQDARVLEIGCGTGHNLPMLARFGEVDAIEIDAAARDIASQRLGKPVGEAPLPELTGVAPASYDLIAVLDVVEHIDDDVGALRGMAERLKPGGKILITVPAHQWMWSAHDVVNHHKRRYSKATLDAAIRAAGLTHNGLRYFNSLLFPAAVAARGVGRLTGKDDSDDSPPPGPVNALFETIFRLERHLVGRVPLPPGLSIITLASVPSSDR, encoded by the coding sequence ATGGAACGCGTAGTCTACGATCGCATGGCGGCGCACGACTCCACCCATTGGTGGTACCGGGCGCGGCGCGACATCCTCGCCGATTACCTGACCCGCTACGGCGGCTTGTCGCAGGATGCGCGGGTGCTGGAGATCGGCTGCGGCACCGGGCACAACCTGCCGATGCTGGCGCGCTTCGGCGAGGTCGACGCGATCGAGATCGACGCGGCTGCCCGCGACATCGCCAGTCAGCGGCTCGGCAAGCCGGTGGGCGAGGCGCCGCTGCCCGAGCTCACGGGTGTGGCGCCGGCGAGCTACGATCTGATCGCCGTTCTCGACGTGGTCGAGCATATCGACGACGACGTCGGTGCGCTTCGGGGCATGGCCGAGCGGCTGAAGCCCGGCGGCAAGATCCTGATCACCGTGCCCGCGCACCAATGGATGTGGAGCGCGCACGACGTGGTGAACCACCACAAGCGCCGATATTCCAAGGCGACGCTCGATGCCGCGATCCGCGCGGCGGGGCTGACGCACAATGGCCTGCGTTACTTCAACTCGCTGCTGTTTCCGGCGGCGGTGGCGGCGCGGGGGGTCGGCAGGCTCACCGGCAAGGACGACAGCGACGATTCGCCCCCGCCCGGCCCCGTCAACGCGCTGTTCGAGACGATCTTCCGCCTCGAGCGTCACCTGGTCGGGCGCGTGCCCTTGCCACCGGGGCTGTCGATCATCACGCTGGCGTCGGTGCCGTCCTCCGACCGGTAG
- a CDS encoding glycosyltransferase family 2 protein, with protein MKRPKLSVVVPCYNEERCLEALHARVSAAARAAVGDNHEIVLVNDGSRDGSWAVMQRLAAADPRLVAINLSRNHGHQLALTAGLDLCAGEQILIIDADLQDPPELLADMRATMAAEGADVVYAVRRKREGETFFKKLTAAVFYRMLDRITDTPIPLDTGDFRLMSRRALDAFLSLPEQARFIRGMVAWVGFRQVPFVYDRAERLAGETKYPLAKMVRFALDAVTGFSTAPLRFASHVGLALTGATLIVLVYVVISFLMGRTVQGWTSTMLVVLFLGAVQMFVLGMIGEYLGRLYVESKRRPLYLVADVAGPIQGRATLGYRSEDGTDASVMIDSPGGKGTRPTR; from the coding sequence ATGAAGCGGCCGAAGCTCTCCGTCGTCGTCCCCTGCTACAATGAGGAACGCTGTCTCGAGGCGCTGCACGCGCGCGTCTCCGCCGCCGCCAGGGCGGCGGTCGGCGACAATCATGAGATCGTGCTGGTCAACGACGGCTCGCGCGACGGCAGCTGGGCGGTGATGCAGCGGCTCGCGGCGGCCGACCCGCGGCTCGTCGCGATCAACCTGTCGCGCAACCACGGCCACCAGCTCGCGCTCACCGCCGGGCTCGACCTGTGCGCCGGCGAGCAGATCCTGATCATCGACGCCGACCTGCAGGATCCGCCCGAGCTGCTCGCCGACATGCGCGCGACCATGGCGGCGGAGGGCGCCGACGTCGTCTATGCGGTGCGCCGCAAGCGCGAGGGGGAGACCTTTTTCAAGAAGCTCACCGCCGCGGTGTTCTACCGGATGCTCGACCGTATCACCGACACGCCGATCCCGCTCGACACCGGCGATTTCCGGCTGATGAGCCGGCGGGCGCTCGACGCCTTCCTGTCGTTGCCCGAGCAGGCGCGGTTCATCCGCGGCATGGTCGCCTGGGTCGGCTTCCGTCAGGTGCCCTTCGTCTACGACCGTGCCGAGCGGCTGGCCGGGGAGACCAAATATCCGCTCGCCAAGATGGTCCGTTTCGCGCTCGACGCCGTCACCGGCTTCTCGACCGCGCCGCTGCGCTTCGCCAGCCATGTCGGGCTGGCGCTGACGGGCGCGACGCTGATCGTGCTCGTCTATGTGGTGATCAGCTTCCTGATGGGCCGCACCGTGCAGGGCTGGACCTCGACCATGCTGGTCGTGCTGTTCCTGGGCGCGGTGCAGATGTTCGTGCTCGGCATGATCGGCGAGTATCTCGGCCGGCTCTACGTGGAATCGAAGCGGCGGCCGCTTTACCTCGTCGCCGATGTCGCCGGCCCGATCCAGGGCCGCGCGACGCTCGGCTACCGGTCGGAGGACGGCACCGACGCCAGCGTGATGATCGACAGCCCCGGTGGCAAGGGCACGCGCCCGACCAGGTGA